ACCCACAAAGCAACTGCTAGGTGTTTTATTTGGTGACCTTTTAGTAACTCTTTCTGGTTTTCAGCATTTATTAACTCTAGTTTCAGCTCTACAGATGTGAGTCAGATGGCTTTTCATAGAGCTTTCAATAAAATAACTTTGGTAGGGACTTTGACTAGCACAAGTGTGCAACAGACCAACTTCACTCTGATTTTCCAAAACATGCCCatatttaagtatttaataCCAACAAAGTCTATATTTAATCTGGAGGAAAACGCACCCTCTCCTACATAGTGCATTAAAACAGGTCTCAGTCAAATGTAAAATAGAAATACCTGAATTTGGCATAAACAATTTCAGCATTCGACTATTTGGAACAATGATTTTACATCTTAATGACTATTTTACAAGCACAGGGTTCAATATATTTCTTATTGATTTCTGACTAAAACATGGATTTGTGTCAGCCTGTAGAGTTTCCTACAGTATACCTTTTTGCTAAAAGCATGATTTTATTGCTCAAAGGAATCTTTTCTCCTATTCTGTGACACTCTTCCATTTCATGCTATAGGAAAAGGAAAAGCTTTAATTTAAAGTAAATTATATCCATTGAAATATCGCTGTAGATTAAATGCAATACAGAGAAATCTTTTACCAAGATTGTGAAAATATTAAGACCACTCAACACATTTTTAACTGTACCACTCAAAGCtgttttggtctcatctgattAACAGAATCTCATgtcaatttcattcatttaatttaagtCTTTAATGTAACTCTGAACGAGTCGTTTAAAGAACGATTCAttaattttctactggacgtgAATCAACAAAGCATTGCAAAATCGCCacaggttatgtacaggaaacagaatttaTCTCTCGACTCTTCTAATCTGGCTCGTGcattcttttatcacgtgacctTCATAGACACTATAAAGGTGATTAAGAAACgaaattaaactataaaaaaaaagttaattttgatgaacgagattcaaagattcgattcactaaaatgatccgatcttcccaatACTAGAAACCAGTTCAGTttgatgtgtttaaaaaaggatTATACACACAATTACTTAACAACCTTCACTAGATTCTTTATTTGTTgattaaacatttaacattgacaatttccttttcctttcctcACTCTGTAAATGAACTCACAATTATTGCTTCATTCTTCTGTACTCTTACATTTGATTAAGctctttattacatttattacattaaccAAAGTCTTTTATAACCCAGATTTATTGTcctatatttttgttttattattgtttttattattaatgtaatttgttttataaCCTGAATATATGTTATAATGGTTTCTGTCTgataattgtaattttaaattttattttgtttgttttaaaatatcaacaacaaaaaagaagcaaacgacaaataaataaattaataaataaatggtccAGGACAGTCACTCTGTCGCAGGATATTTACGTCACCGTCCCAATCcgctttcttattttttcaccTCTCTTCCCCCACTGTACAGTGATCTGACCTGCTGTGCGCTTTAGATGAGAGATTAGTGACCGAGTGATTGCGTTTCGACGCAGTAAAAAAGCGTTACACACGTCAAAACGCAACAATAACAAaactaacaacaacaaacaaaaacgtCCTATGTTAACTTCTACAGCGAAGGGAACATCACGTGACGCGATGACCGTCGCAGGATTTACGCGTCACATCAGTCACATGATCGCGGTCGCAGCTCCGGAAGTCTGAATGTGAGTAAATAGAGAGGATTTTTCCGCATTTAAACAGTAtatctgttgttgttgttttatattataaataaatataaagtcgaattttaattaacatttgatatgtttaatCTGTTATTTGCGGCTAACAGCCCGTTTATCTGGCGCTGAAACGTGAGAATGTgaaaaaacttaataaaaatgtattttaaatatatataaataaaaagatatatttttgttgATCAGTAAATTAAGTAATAAATGCACATAGAAATAATTGTTtatggatataaataaataaataaagccctCCTCAGATGAATTCACAGCTGCATGTTGTAGTTTTTCAGAGTCATGGCCGACAGGAAGTCACAGGTGGTGGTGGAAGGCGAGGCGTCCGAGTCGGACTCGGATCAGGAACTCTACACGTCGTCTGGACTCACGGTTCCGGGTGAAGCCTCGGAGACGGAAAGCGAGGACGAGGAAGTAAAACCCACCGCCTTCCTGCACCATCTGCCCCCTCTGAGTGTCGATCGTCATGACGACGCGTCCGTCACTCGGCAGAGCCCGACCTCGCCCGTGCATACGTCTGCGTCTGCACCCGGCAGTCACGTTAACTCGCTGCTTCAGCAGAAACTGCAGGAGAGTAACGCACGTCTGTGTGCCGACGTGAGTCAGAGCGTCCGGCAGGTTTATCACGCAGCCACCAGAGACGTCAAAGCGGCCACGTCTCACCTGAGCCACTCCCAGAGCGTCA
The DNA window shown above is from Silurus meridionalis isolate SWU-2019-XX chromosome 12, ASM1480568v1, whole genome shotgun sequence and carries:
- the bloc1s3 gene encoding biogenesis of lysosome-related organelles complex 1 subunit 3 — translated: MADRKSQVVVEGEASESDSDQELYTSSGLTVPGEASETESEDEEVKPTAFLHHLPPLSVDRHDDASVTRQSPTSPVHTSASAPGSHVNSLLQQKLQESNARLCADVSQSVRQVYHAATRDVKAATSHLSHSQSVIIAASHAVRVAMDDLRAVCDKIDIITSCRLLPDIAMTTPSASTVTSADPL